A genome region from Amblyraja radiata isolate CabotCenter1 chromosome 32, sAmbRad1.1.pri, whole genome shotgun sequence includes the following:
- the LOC116990704 gene encoding V-type proton ATPase subunit G 1-like, translating to MASQSQGIQQLLQAEKRAAERVTEARKRKHRRLKQAKEEAQAEIEQYRLQREKEFKNKEDAALGSHGNSATEVDKDTLEKIKIIGASYEQHKEMVLNNLLNLICDIKPEIHVNFRING from the exons ATGGCGAGCCAGTCGCAGGGGATCCAGCAGCTGCTGCAGGCGGAGAAACGCGCGGCCGAGCGGGTGACCGAGGCCCGCAAAC GAAAGCATCGTCGGTTGAAGCAAGcgaaggaggaggcccaggctgaGATCGAGCAGTACCGCCTCCAGCGGGAGAAGGAGTTCAAAAATAAGGAAGATGCT GCACTTGGTTCACATGGTAATTCGGCCACTGAAGTTGACAAAGACACTCTTGAGAAAATCAAAATAATTGGGGCAAGCTATGAGCAGCACAAGGAAATGGTTTTGAATAACCTCCTCAACTTGATCTGTGACATCAAACCAGAAATTCATGTCAACTTTCGCATTAATGGTTAG